Proteins co-encoded in one Paracoccus aestuarii genomic window:
- a CDS encoding diguanylate cyclase — MDNRPVILVIDDEPANIEIVTAVLEDDYDICFALSAEQAIPIAHEARPDLILMDVMMPGMDGYQLCRIFKADPALAEIPVIFATALGDDEAEIRGLAVGAIDYVTKPIRPAALQRRVRNHVQMKQMRDQLADQALRDPLTGLANRRMLERRLQAELLRQARDGGQVAVMMMDIDHFKGFNDSYGHPEGDRCLHAVASAVAGSLRRAGDLCARYGGEEFACILPGTDLDGAVHMAEVIRAAVQGLAIPHRASLVADVVTLSIGVAAGRSEVGITDQTWLTAADRMLYRSKLAGRNRVSAQPLTSGQPVSEAAIIDTIPQRCAGAGVKAGI, encoded by the coding sequence ATGGATAACCGCCCCGTCATTCTGGTCATCGACGACGAGCCCGCCAATATCGAGATCGTCACCGCCGTGCTGGAGGATGATTACGACATCTGCTTCGCCCTGTCGGCGGAACAGGCCATCCCCATCGCCCATGAGGCTCGCCCGGACCTGATCCTGATGGATGTGATGATGCCGGGGATGGACGGCTATCAGCTGTGCCGGATCTTTAAGGCCGATCCCGCCCTGGCCGAGATCCCGGTGATCTTCGCTACCGCGCTCGGCGATGACGAGGCCGAGATCCGGGGCCTGGCCGTCGGCGCGATCGACTATGTGACCAAGCCGATCCGCCCCGCGGCGCTGCAGCGCCGGGTCCGCAACCATGTCCAGATGAAGCAGATGCGCGATCAGCTGGCCGATCAGGCGCTGCGCGATCCGCTGACGGGGCTGGCCAATCGCCGGATGCTGGAACGGCGCCTGCAGGCCGAATTGCTGCGCCAGGCCCGCGATGGCGGGCAGGTCGCGGTGATGATGATGGATATCGACCATTTCAAGGGCTTCAACGACAGCTATGGCCATCCGGAGGGGGACCGCTGCCTGCATGCCGTGGCATCCGCGGTGGCGGGGTCGCTGCGCCGGGCGGGCGATCTGTGCGCGCGCTACGGGGGCGAGGAATTCGCCTGCATCCTGCCCGGCACGGATCTGGACGGCGCCGTCCACATGGCCGAGGTGATCCGCGCCGCGGTCCAAGGCCTGGCCATCCCGCATCGCGCGTCGCTGGTGGCCGATGTCGTCACGCTCAGCATCGGGGTTGCGGCCGGGCGCAGCGAGGTGGGGATCACCGACCAGACCTGGCTGACCGCGGCGGACCGGATGCTCTATCGCAGCAAGCTGGCGGGGCGGAACCGGGTCAGCGCCCAGCCCCTGACATCCGGCCAGCCCGTCTCCGAGGCCGCGATCATCGACACCATCCCGCAGCGATGCGCGGGCGCGGGGGTCAAGGCGGGAATATGA